In Synechococcus sp. CB0101, a genomic segment contains:
- a CDS encoding DUF3143 domain-containing protein, translated as MSSLPPPQAPLYNHPLPALEQWLRDLGAVQHGPHSCVWDLQLGGWSAQIELEVEELSIRWQSGDTPVERHFPYGFSRADVEAAILAGP; from the coding sequence ATGTCGTCTCTGCCGCCCCCCCAGGCGCCGCTGTACAACCATCCGCTGCCGGCGCTTGAGCAGTGGCTGCGGGATTTGGGTGCTGTGCAACACGGACCCCATTCCTGTGTCTGGGATCTGCAGCTGGGCGGCTGGAGCGCTCAGATCGAGCTGGAGGTGGAGGAGCTGAGCATCCGCTGGCAGTCGGGCGACACGCCGGTGGAGCGTCACTTCCCCTACGGCTTCAGCCGCGCTGATGTGGAAGCCGCCATCCTGGCCGGCCCCTGA
- a CDS encoding J domain-containing protein, with translation MAAANHYELLQIAPDASQQELRQAFRRLSKRYHPDTTDLPAEQAEEAFRHLQQAYLTLSDPERRRVYDVSLRPVAQPLQPLRVPVVKPVPVRRALSGGEWFALLLLGVAVVFSLVLGVGLAWARGTELLREPSWWPGSEQTAQTLPSTAPDVVSAAPPGAAVQPSAAGA, from the coding sequence GTGGCAGCTGCCAATCACTACGAGCTGCTGCAGATTGCCCCCGATGCGTCGCAGCAGGAGCTGCGCCAGGCCTTCCGCCGGCTCAGCAAGCGCTACCACCCGGACACCACCGACTTGCCGGCGGAGCAGGCGGAAGAAGCCTTCCGCCACTTGCAGCAGGCTTACCTCACCCTGAGTGACCCGGAGCGGCGCCGGGTGTATGACGTGAGCCTGCGGCCTGTGGCTCAGCCGCTTCAGCCTCTGCGGGTGCCGGTGGTGAAGCCAGTCCCGGTGCGGCGAGCCCTCTCTGGCGGGGAGTGGTTTGCGTTGCTGCTGCTGGGGGTGGCCGTGGTGTTCAGCCTGGTGCTTGGGGTGGGGCTGGCCTGGGCCCGTGGCACCGAGTTGTTGCGGGAGCCAAGCTGGTGGCCCGGCAGCGAGCAGACTGCTCAGACCTTGCCCTCCACCGCTCCGGATGTCGTCTCTGCCGCCCCCCCAGGCGCCGCTGTACAACCATCCGCTGCCGGCGCTTGA